The Acipenser ruthenus chromosome 38, fAciRut3.2 maternal haplotype, whole genome shotgun sequence genomic sequence ataaaatatacaaataaataaaacatttcactgTATTACCTCTTCaccagaaaacagggattgtgacCCTTTTGTCTTCTCCAGATCCACATAACATTGTGGTATGTGAACCCAGTATAAAATGCATGTTTCAGGAAAACAATGTAGGATTTTCACATTGTTTCATTCTTCTTATGAACTGGAATATGATACTAGACAATGAATGATAACATATAAGGGCAatggcaatttatttatttaccaagtTTCAACCTCTTTAAATAGATGTACAAATAACCCTCACTACTTTTTGTAATAGACTACTTTTTTAACAGCTTGCCTGCAGGATCTTGGCAGAGGTTAGTGCTGCAATGTGTCCGctaggtggcaccaaaacactgttcaaagTTTTTACATTCCAAAGGTCAGACTAATACATTCTGTTTAGCTGCATTAATTGTTGTATTGATCAGTGAAAAAAGAGCAATAATTAGGCTTCCTTTGCATGCGATTTTGTTATCCTCCTCACTCAACAGCTTCCTCATTAGAAAGTATCAGAACTCCCTCACATCTTTTTTCTGATATGGCAGGGCAGCTTGCTGATCTTGTCGAAACCACAATACAAAATCACTCTATTGTTACTATGAGCTAATCATATATTGCTGCTCTTTCAACAAAGCTCAGTGTCCTTTGGATAGGACAGGAAGCGTGTTGTTTGAATAAACAAAGACAGAAACTGACGTTTTAAATTACCAACCCCACACTGCTACTTGTCACTAATGACGGTTTTGCTCATTTCACATCTATAGACTACTGCACTGTGGCAGCATAAACTGTTCACtgctctgtatatacagtatataaaacaagcatgactacaaacaaaacaggaatagGCAAGTCTTCATtttgttgcttaataatggatcatCTAAAAGCCTTTCAGTCAGTATGTGAttgtaacacaatacaaaaatgaaccaGAGATAAGTGCATCAGACTTGTCAGCTTCCCAGACTGTTATAATGAAGGAAATAAAGATGTTTAGGTGGCAGCCTTACTGACAGGATCCTTTATTGCTTTCTTGAACTCTCTGATTCAAAATACATCTTCTTGCTATCTTGCTTCATCAATGgcatattatttacttttattttaattaccatGTGTGAcccagtggtttgcagtgctcaggtgtgcaggtgatgcaggtgctgtgacccagtggtttgcagtgctcaggtgtacaggtgacgCAGGTGCTGTGatcgagtggtttgcagtgctcaggtgtacaggtgacgCAGGTGCTGTGatcgagtggtttgcagtgctcaggtgtacaggtgacgCAGGTGCTGTGatcgagtggtttgcagtgctcaggtgtacaggtggcGCAGGTGCTCCAGCAACAACAGACACAAAGTTTacggttcaaaacagttctttattttctcttgttctgcttgagaccgttaaataataatgctggctctacacaacgatgtgtataaaccacagggttcagtcccgaaataataatacaaagaacaacacacaacacagacacttctcctgacagtgagtgctctgagtgcaggtgcggtgcaaggTCAGTGACAGACGTTAGctgtctaacagtgacaaacaaacaaaacacttaacactcatgaTTCGCTTCTCACAGTCCGTTTCCTTTCTCACtcattctcataaccacatcagaggaacagattacatcgtcacatcctcaattatacccttagtcatgccCCCAGCGATAActagtcacgtctcctccaatccatgactgacacatcgcctaccactTTAGGGCAATGACTTTGGGCATCGTGAATCCGCCCCCTTCCtagatggctggcttccgactgaccctggaatgaactgccagaccaaccagtacaaggcactctgttcctgttagaCAGCGCCCTCagagatcgggagggagattgttgtctaggattcattcgctctttgtcacGTTTGTATGAGGTTTAGTGAAAGAATTAActgaataataatatttagatGTTTTCCAAGGTGCACTTTGTAATTATCTGTTAACTGTTTTGCCCCCAGAGTCTAATGTCTGCAGTTTTGTGATTTCAGGACATAGAGCAGTGCGGTTAAGTGGTGGCAGCAACCTCTGCTTTGGGAGAGTTGAAGTAGTGCATGGGCAGAGCTGGGGAACGGTCTGTGATGCTGACTTTGACTGGCAGGATGCAGAGGTTGTCTGTCgggagctgcagtgtggaattcCTCAAAAGGTGCTGGGAGCTGCTCATTTCAAGGAGGGGAATGGTACACTTTGGTCGGAGGAGATCCAGTGCTTTGGCAACGAATCCCGGCTCTATGACTGTCGCACTACAGACACGAAgaagcagagctgcacacacaggaaCGACGTGGGCCTCGTCTGTTTCGGTGAGTCTATAACTTTGTTTATTAACCCGGGCCATAAACATTATAGGCAGATAGCAAGCAAGTCCTTTAGATAAATGTTTCAATGAGAattctgtatcaaagtttttgcAATGTGGGCTCTGTGATTTTGCTTTAGGAGACTCAAGTGTAAAGAAAGTAAGCATACCATGAAGCATTTTTAGATACAATAGAGctcatttttttaatagaaattgACCAGTTTTATACCGCTAGCTGAATGCTGCTTCATTTTTGGCAGGCCTGTTGTTGATCATATACCCGAGGGTGTGAGGGATTGGGTTGTTCTAGATGAGTGTCACTCTTCAGAAGTCTGTAATTAAATGAATACTGATGCATAACTATTAGAAAGctaaagaaatgcatgcccacCAATCATGCCCTTGCAGCCAGTATTACAAGAACATAGCAACCCTTTTGTGATTGATAGCTAGAGTAAAGCAAACCCCATGTCCTGGTTCTCTGCTTGTGCTGTGCCCTGCTCACACTCTGCTGCCCTGTGTGCAGGGTACACTGAGTACAGGCTGGTGGGTGGCCCGGACTCCTGTTCTGGTCGAGTGGAGCTGCAGTACGTCACAGTCAGTGGGGGACGGTCTGCGATCGCTATTGGGATCTACAGGACGCCACAGTTCTCTGCAAGCAGTTGAATTGTGGGTACGCTGTATCAGTCCCAGGGCAGGCCTGGTTTGGTGAAGGCAGCGGTGATGTACGGGCTGATATATTCGACTGTGATGGCAGTGAGACACACATATCAAATTGCTCCATCTCTGCATGGGGACGAGGTGCCTGCACTCATAGCAATGATGCAGGAGTGAAATGTTCAGGTGAGTAGTAACCACTCTAATGGGTGGAAGATTGAATAGGTAACTTAACATCCTATCTGCTAAATATATCTCGGTATTCTAGGTATTCAGATCGTCTACTGCCATCTGGTGGgattgtaaattaaatcaatttactgttacagtatttttttatacccattagTATTGATTAGCTGTTCCCATATTTGGGGTGTATTAGATGTGTGCAGTTTATGATATTTTATACATTATGTATGCATACAAATAAAGCAAACTGTCTCACATTTAAGCTTATATAGTTAGAAATGCCATTTACACTTTTAATGAAGTTCTCAATTATCCATGTTGGTTCTGAGTTCTAAAGCACTCAATACCATTATGAGTTTATTCATTTCTCTATAAAGCTAAATCTCTGAATAGCTTTGAGCTTGCTCCAGGTGGAAGAACAGACAGTGCCCAAACAAAAGAATTACTCTGAAACCATGTTTATGTTTTAACTGATTCAACATACAAGATAACAAACTGTAGACTGATGTAGAAGCTGTAGATGCAGTAAATAATGGTGCTGTTCCTTCAGCTCTGACGTGTTTCATTCCCCCCCTGCTCACTCTTATTATCTTCAGGTCCATTGCTACCAGCACAAGCAGGTCGAGTCGGGCCTCTACCAAGTAAATGCAACACCAGTAATGAAGGGACCACGCTGTGCTCAGGTTAGTGCAATTCAAACTCTTGTGTTAATAAGTTATGTCAATGTGACTATTCTGACATTACTGCCATGGGTACAGTCTGTGACAAGGATTCTTATCTGAAAATCGGCATGCATTATCATagggttattatttatattattattacaaactgATTCTGTGCCTAAACTGCAGTGATTGTGTTATTGATGTGTGCTTGTGATTCTGTCCCCCTAGATCACACGGCCCTCAGGCTGGTTGGGGGAGGAGGTGCCTGCGCTGGGAGGGTGGAGGTTTATCACAACGGCTCCTGGGGGACGGTCTGCGATGACTCCTGGGACCTGGCAGATGCTGAGGTGGTGTGTAAGCAGCTCCAGTGTGGGACGGCACTCAACGCCTCAGTGTCAGCCTCCTTCGGCCAGGGGACCGGACCCATCTGGCTGGACGAGCTGCGCTGTCAGGGGAACGAATCGACTCTGTGGGAGTGTGCCTCAGGAGGGTGGGGGCAACACAACTGCAGACACAAGGAGGACGCGGGAGTCGTGTGTTCAGGTACAGGATTGCAATAACTCACTATACCTAACCAGTGGAAACTGAGCCATCTCTATATTAGCCATTAATATAATAATTGTGGAAACCAAAGCAATATGAATTACTACATACAACTTATTTAAACTGAGAGGAGGAGCTCAGTAAGCAGTGCAGATTACTGGTGATCCTGTAATACATGAAGATTTCAAACCATTTATACCACCTCTCCAATTTCTAGCTGATTGTATTAaaactttttatataaaaaacttTTTAATATTGTCTCGCAGCAGTATTATAATCAGGATAGTTCTGAATGTCATTCATTGCAGTGCAGTTTACTTTCACGGTTGTATGTTGTTTTGACAGAGTTCAAGGATCTTAGACTGGCTGAAGGCTGCTCTGGACCAATAGAGGTTCTCTACAATGGCACCTGGCGTAGTGTCTGCAGCAACAGAATGACACAGATTACAGCTTCAGTGATATGTCAGCAGCTGAACTGTGGAGAAAGTGCTGCCATTAGAGATGCACAATCCAGGCTGAGTTCTGTTTACAAATGGCTTGATGAAGTGAACTGCCGAAGACACGACTCTACACTGTGGCAGTGTCCATCCTTACCCTGGGGTCAGACAAATTGCAAAAACTATGAGGTGGCTGCGATTGAGTGCACAGGTAAAGATCTCCCTCTGTTGTTCCTCTGCTGGTCACCTGATGGCTCAGCAGTTAAAGACCACAGGTTTGAATCCTCCTCCTGAGATAACAAGGACATGCTGCCCCTAGCAAGTTACACAACATGGTAGCTGTGTTATTGGAGGATTCTGTTCTTTCTAAGAGAGGTCCATTTGATGTTCCCTCTGCTTGGTGGATGTTAACAACACTTCTGGAAGCAGAGCAGCAGATAGCGTCCCCAGATCCCTGAACAAACCCCTGCACATCAAAGAGGAGAGGCCAGAGCAGGGATGTGTTAAAGTACAGAAAAGCAGGGCCACTTTAGAATAGAGAGCAGATGAAACTTAAGAGATCCCAATAGAAATATGTCCAGGCCTTATGGACACCCCTACAGCAATATCTTCAGAATACTTTGCATTCATCATTTCTTGTTTCAGCtcaaaacaaacaagacacaaAGCAGGAGCATGCTTGAGCAGAGTGTGAATgcaatgtacttttttttccccaaacactGAATTcacttaattgtttgtttttaacagtgaAAGAGAAGCCGTCTGTCACCAGCATACCCAAGTCATGCTCTGAAGACCTCACTCAAGAGCACTGCtcaggttattttttatttaacagcgtCTAAAAATAATGCATAAAATTGCAAAAGCATGACTTATAGTGACATGCATTGACATTTTAGACAACATTGTCAACGTTTGGCCTTTAAATTTCTACTGTAAACTAATTTTAATGAGCGGTTCTTATAGTTTCCAATACTAAAGagtctttttaaattaataattcaaCACTGAATTGTGATTGCCTCTGATCTCTGAGACTGGTTACCTAGATTTTTTTTCCAGGAAGGGATATCAAGCCTCTCTCTTCTACTCACACAGCAGCCTCTGGGCTGAACTGATTCAGTAAGCCCTGCTGTTTTATTCCAGAGCCAGCAGAGCTGAGGCTAGCTGGAAGCTCAAGTCCCTGCTCCGGACGGGTGGAGGTGCGGTTCGAGGGGTCCTGGGGGACAGTCTGCGGTGACTCCTGGGACCTGAAGGACGCCCAGGTGGTCTGCAGACAACTAGGCTGTGGGGCAGCAGAGAGCACAGGGGGGGGTGAGGCTACGTTTGGACAAGGGAACGGCACTATCTGGCTGGATGAGGTGAACTGCAGGGGCAGCGAGATGCACCTGTGGGACTGCCGGCACTCTCCACTGAGACACAATGACTGCGACCACAAAGAGGACGCATGGGTTACCTGTGCAGGTGAGAGGGGGGGTTATCTGAGCAGGGGAGATGGGGAATTAGCTGTACTGGGGAGATGCTCTGTTGTGTTAGGCAGTGAGTACTTGCTTACATTGCAAATATTAACAGTCATTTCATTTTGTTGTAAAGGTGTTCCAACTACTATCAGCTCTCCATTGAAAACAGGTAAAAGCAGCTTCTTTTAAACTTCACAGACACTACTCTCttataaacataaacacaaaagcacagcTCTAGGGGGAAATGTTTCTTATTGTGTAGCGTTCTGAATTTGGGAGTCGTGTGGATAAACGATGGGAGGCCTCAGTTAGGGCTTTCCTATGTAAGCAATGTGAATACagctttatttacagtacagtacccaaCTGGTTAcagaagtgtctgtctgtcttcttcTCCAACAGGAACCTCTCCATCCGGGCTGCAGCCACAGAGAGACATGACCATCCCAGTGATAGCCTGCATCGTACTGGGAGCTCTGCTGGTGTTGGTCCTGTTAGCCGGGCTGCTGCAGCACAACAGGATGCTGAGGAGAGGTAGGGAACAAATCCCTTTAAAGAGACGCAAGCTCAGGAAGGTGACACACTTAGGTCCTAATGCGCTGTTCTAGGATTGTATTCAGTAATGCCCTACACCGgcattttaaatctgcagtgcTTTCCAGACAACACAAATGCACTACCCAGATCCTTTATAGCAGCGATCATTGTTCTGTGCATCTCAGATGACAATTTATAAatcattctcttttattaatgatCTGGTTAGAGAAAAAGCTTGTCTTGACCCACATGTGCGATACCAGCCTGCTGCAGTAGGGGTAGCAGAGGACACAATCTTGACAAGTTCTGTCATTAACGAGCTGTTAAAATGgcagttttaaataaagaaaagaaatggtGTTCTTGCACTGTGGATCACTGAAGGCTGTGCTGTTCAGtacagtgtgtgcagagctgtgtCACTGTGAATGAGAGCCTGTTTCCTCCCATAGGGATTGCTGAGGAGGAGCTTGACCCCTTCCATGAAGCCGTTTACGAGGAGATTGAGTACAAACTGGCCAGACAGGGATCCTATGATGCGCCCAGGAGAGGTGAgtaagaggggagggggagtggagaaagagagagccaACACACACATCACACTGCCACACAATCCACAAACATGACTCAAAGCAGCAGACTTGTAAACCTCTCATCACAGGAAACACTACAAAGAGTGCGAGACagacaggaacagagcagcacaCAGTATTTAATATGTAGTTACTTAGGGTGTAGATCACAAAACCACTGTTTTAATTTCCTATCCTGAATTCAGTAATCCAAACATTGAACAACAGCTACAATAGTAGTCAGTGTGCAACAAGTAGCAGGTAGTGAATTTGCAGAGTGAAAGCAGGCAGCACTAACCCCGTCTCCTGTTCCAGGAACTTTCCTTTCTGATGAGCTGCCCTCTGACTACGAtgatgtggaggacagtgaggggaACCCCATCCCAGGTAAGGGGGGGCTGTGTTACAAAGCTATGAAGAAACAATTCTCTCACCTGTATCGCCGATTCTGTTCTCTGTCTGGTTTAGGTGAAGCAGTGCTCTCTCTGGTCTGTAACACTAATGCTGTTCTCTGTCTCTTTTAGGTGAATCAATGCCCTCTCTGGAAGGAGAGACCCCAGGGCACTATGACGATGCCGTCCCTATGAACAGTAACCCAGAAGATTTATCAGGTGAGGTCTTGCAGACAAGCCCTGTAGAGTAGCCCTGCACCAAACCCAGTCTTGGAGAAAGTAAATGTATTCAATCAGGTTCCTAATTTAGCTCACGTTTGTCAAACCCTCAGTCACTGCATATTGTTTGTGCAGGTAAGTCCCAGGACTGTGCAACATCCCCCGCCATGCCTGTTGAGCAGTAGAGTGGGTTTGATTCTAGGGTGCCAAGTAGTTTTTCTGCATTTGATGGATCAGTCTTAATGTTatgtaaacagttttatttagCACTCTGAACTCTGTAACTGTTAGTGGACAATAGGAGGgagttaatatttgtttatttagcagacgcctttatccaaggcgacttacagagactagggtgtgtgaactatgcatcagctgcagagtcacttacaattacgtcttacccgaaagacggagcacaaggaggttaagtgacttgctcagggtcacacaatgagtcagtggctgagatgggatttgaaccggggtccttccgtttacaagcccttttctttaaccactggaccacacagcctcctaatatacTGTGGGTGAAAGCAGGTCAAACTCCAGAGCTAACCTTGATTCCTGTTCCTAGGGAGTTTTGATTCTGATGAACTTCCCTCTGGCTACTATGATGTGGAGAACAGTGAGGGGAACCCCATCCAAGGTAAGGGGGACTAGTCTACAGTGGGGAGGGATTGGGAGGGCCCCTTAGATATTCTGCCCCGCTTCAGCAAAGCACACCCTACTGCCCCAGTAACAGCACGCTGTGGAGGAGCCTCTAACTGGCCCACTCCCACCTCTTTCAGCAGGTGTCACTACCAGGtagtggagtttgagaagttctgAATCTCTCAGAAGCCACCCATGGCACTCTAATCACACCCATTGCTTAAACCAATCCCTGGCCCCAGATCTGTGTGAACCCTCCCACTGCGTAAACCCAACCAATCCctgattgtgtgtgtctctctttggCAGGTTTTCCCCTCACTCGCCCTGGAGAGGAGAGTGCCCGGGCCGCACTGCCCCCTGAAGAAGGACCCGCTGCACCTGACAGGACTGACTACGATGATGTTGGGGAGGAGTCTCCAGGAGAGGGTGGGGCGCTGTGAGGCTGGCAGTGGTCTCTGGAGGAGAATAGAGGGGCAGCTGGAGCCCCCTAGAGTTCTAGAGCTGTAAGAGCGCCATTAACTGTAAACCTGCCAGACAGTTTCACTGCAGTTCCAGCCTTCCTCTGGGATTTCACTGTGAAACTCCATTGGCTGAATATTTAGCAGGCTTCTCATAAAAGTGCTTCATGTAAAATATGAATGTTGTTGCCCTTTATGCTGCAAAATTGCATCTTGTTACAAACAAGCTGGTTAAATCAAATCAGTAAACATGTCTCGAATGCTAATTgaacttttaaagaaattaagaaaaataaattgttgATTTCTCAAAGATCAGTATTATGTTAAAAAATCCACTGTTTCTGCTACTAAAGTAACTGAAACAGTTCAGAAATGTAACTAATAGCCAGTGGGTGGGTGTTTTCAATGTTTTGGGGAACACATTGTTATAACAATGATTTATGTATCCCCCACCTCCATCACCCATCACAATTATGAAGGTATAAGCCTACACAGATTTACAACAATTTTTTCACAAGTTATAAGGTTGTAATGTGTATAGGAAAATAGGTTGTCAGTCTGCTATAAGAAATTCTAAATGCTAGAGAAagacataaaaataaatctggcaaattattaaaaccagaaaacgtattttaattcaatattgCCAAAATGTTGCTGTTATATTTTACTGTGAAGTTCCCCATTAGTTGATTCTGACTCTGTTAAGGTGTAGCTGGGGAGAAATCAGATACCAGTGTCTGGGAATAGTGCAttctaattattaaaaataaataaatattgtctgaataaaaagtaatctgtatattttgtacctttttttcTAGCAATGTCTCTCCTTGTCTGGCTTTCTTTTAAATCCAGTCGATagtctttaaatacagattgtgttTTAATAGGGGTCTGTGTTCCCTCTTTCAGCCTGTAATTGTGGTGGTGTGCAGTGTTAAAAGGGATCTGGTTTCAAAATGGATTGTTTTGAAAGTCTATAGTAAAGTTTGGACTTAGAAAATGTTCTGTAACCCAACTCTTGACATTTACCCTGTTTGTAATTCATCTGGAGCTTGTTATAcagaaaaaatatacatttaaatgtgtttattttattattttaatatgtctgttctgttttaatgtaCCCTTTCTAAGTGTATAGCATTTCTTGCAGAGTGTTCAATGGCTTGAAGGCTATTAGtctgtttttaaacaataaaatctcATTTAACATCTGGCCGATGCTATGTGTtcttattgtaaaatgttttaatgtaatacactgaattgattaaaaaaaaaaactgttttaatgatGTTAAAATGAGCAGAAATGAGAAATGTGGATCAacagatgtatttttaaaaatgatataattttgtcttaaaaaaaaaataatgaagagaCAAAACGTTTCGGAAATATTTATTATCTCAAGAAAACAtaccagaaacagaagcagtttctTGGCAGAGAATGTACTTGTTTCTACAACATATGAGGCTTGATCCATAAAATCTAGCAAGAGTCTAAGAAACTTTTAAATGTTTGGGCACATTTTTCAAACAGCTTGAAATTGAAATTGGGAACTAAATTGTAAGTTCTGGACATATTGATAAGATTGCTGCTGGCTTTTATAGTTCAGGACCTCtgttaaataaagtaaaagaaagtaaagaaagtaTAACGTAAAACAAGATATAAGATCCCATTGAAACGCATTGTACTTTCCTGCCTTCTTCAGTATCGTTTGAAATTAATTTCATTGTAATGAATATATAGTACTTCTCCACACCCCCAAGGGGTTTCACCAAAGCTGGTGTTGCTAAAACTGGAAACCCCCCCCAAAAGAAACATGTACAAGTAATACGCTTTATACTTGTGTGTTACTCAGACAAATGGTCATCTTCATTACTGGTACTCAACTATACTTGTTAGAAAGCACACCCATGATGATTTCTAATGAAAATCCCACGTTCCATTCAAATAGATAGATGTGATTAATATGTTAAGTAAACtagggcagggtttcccaatcctggtcctgggggtcCCCCTGtgtctcctggttttcattccaactgagttctcaattacttaatcaaacccttaattgaactaatcatgtgcttaattagacctttttaattgttctgagctcttaaaaaattgcagatttcaagttcctgtattaacttgaaatctccaactgtttaaaaactgaaaacaattttaaaaaaaagtctaatttaaatttaattaaactgATTGCCAGAATAAAAAGTTACCTGGTTAAACATGGGATTCAGTTTCTTATAATTTTGTCTCTGGGTTTGTGTTATAAATAGTGGATGAATAACCGTAGTGGTAACATTCATGGCTTACTATACAGCTGCCCTTGTGCTGTTATTATCTTACAAAAGCACTGCATTGTCATTAGAGATCATTTGTTAAGGGGCGTCATGGACCATTTGCAATTCAAACATGGGGAAAGCATAGTGAAGTGCAAAATGAATGCACATGCGTTTTTGGTGCAGTCTGCTTTCTGTtccaacagcattttgaaattgatacttaggccctgtccacactatgcctttaaaccgtattagctgcatttaagccggcttaaaagtgctaaatacggtttgcgtccacactacgcagcatttaataccgtactcgagaaccggactaattagatcgcatcaggtagtgcggtttatcagaagtgtggacgctgtaataccaaactacatttttttgtgtatcctccaatatcccaaaatgctttgtggtttGTTTGGTGAAATACTctgagcaggcgcctgaaggacttgctatcagtgtgcactccgcactaggtattcatttttatgcttcaaaaaatctttcaggacatctctgttaaactagtggggaaaatcttatttttcttgaatcgtacttgtacttgctagaaccaaagtcattgtatttatctcgctcttaactgtattattacttgtactgtgatccttgaaatgtatttttgtttacgactgtaagtcgccctggataagggcgtctgctaagaaataaataaatataaataaataaataaataaaaataaaaataacaaaaacacagcgttaaattaggcgactgcaaaaatgaaatgcgagttaaaagtaggatcggggatgaacaaattacgtaatttgtcagctctgtttgaaataaaattaagaggaccagaattaggctcagacaagatatgaaggtaaaaacaatgatggttttgtaatttacagctttttctgagtttaattataaaacagaatcagctcaatttatttaaagggatttacctgatta encodes the following:
- the LOC131706913 gene encoding LOW QUALITY PROTEIN: scavenger receptor cysteine-rich type 1 protein M130-like (The sequence of the model RefSeq protein was modified relative to this genomic sequence to represent the inferred CDS: deleted 2 bases in 1 codon), with protein sequence MSSRTAEAKSIASSDDLRLVNGSSPCAGRVEILHEGQWGTVCSFGWDIEDAGVVCKQLGCGSAVSTQNAHFGAGSGTIWLALVSCSGSESALRDCGSLGWGKTSSCTHALDAGVICSGVRLSGGSDLCSGRVEVLRGSAWNTVCDAGFDRQDAEVVCRRLQCGIPLEVLGAARFGKGQGPVWSEEIQCSGNESGLHGCPTSSREQPSCTHANDVGLVCVGGGDLKLVNGGSPCAGRVEILHEGQWGTVCSGGWNIEDAGVVCKQLGCGSAVSAPHNAHFGAGSGTIWLALVSCNGSESALRDCGSLGWGVTFFCTHALDAGVICSAVRLSGGSNLCFGRVEVVHGQSWGTVCDADFDWQDAEVVCRELQCGIPQKVLGAAHFKEGNGTLWSEEIQCFGNESRLYDCRTTDTKKQSCTHRNDVGLVCFGYTEYRLVGGPDSCSGRVELQYVSQWGTVCDRYWDLQDATVLCKQLNCGYAVSVPGQAWFGEGSGDVRADIFDCDGSETHISNCSISAWGRGACTHSNDAGVKCSGPLLPAQAGRVGPLPSKCNTSNEGTTLCSDHTALRLVGGGGACAGRVEVYHNGSWGTVCDDSWDLADAEVVCKQLQCGTALNASVSASFGQGTGPIWLDELRCQGNESTLWECASGGWGQHNCRHKEDAGVVCSEFKDLRLAEGCSGPIEVLYNGTWRSVCSNRMTQITASVICQQLNCGESAAIRDAQSRLSSVYKWLDEVNCRRHDSTLWQCPSLPWGQTNCKNYEVAAIECTVKEKPSVTSIPKSCSEDLTQEHCSEPAELRLAGSSSPCSGRVEVRFEGSWGTVCGDSWDLKDAQVVCRQLGCGAAESTGGGEATFGQGNGTIWLDEVNCRGSEMHLWDCRHSPLRHNDCDHKEDAWVTCAGVPTTISSPLKTGTSPSGLQPQRDMTIPVIACIVLGALLVLVLLAGLLQHNRMLRRGIAEEELDPFHEAVYEEIEYKLARQGSYDAPRRGE